A stretch of the Lagenorhynchus albirostris chromosome 21, mLagAlb1.1, whole genome shotgun sequence genome encodes the following:
- the LOC132512641 gene encoding collagen alpha-1(I) chain-like, with protein sequence MVDGPRARGAGRPGEAASRLGPVREGRPGTPRSRGGGSGSGLGAPDAASRSPGQRPRSDGVRAEPHRKPDIRAPEAAAREARRVEARAREDGAPLGGSARASGSEGGRPRRPARLGPCGAPGARVPPPSPSPRRGEPGGRAAGAAARPGSAGRGAARRRAQGQGMADAPSACAYVRESGRGRERAEPGRPPLALSSEAAPRAPGRAAPRPSPRPSPRPLAERGPGRWRLGVSGALAPRRARWAREPGGGSGGPSPPFVLGSQGLRSESRQPGPGSPARGVEGAPDSRRGERKSTPGGDPAGAREPPPVGPRGGPGQPNEGRPCGEGPGAQTRGRCGRSNWLLTEKLRGGVGFQ encoded by the coding sequence ATGGTGGACGGGCCGCGAGCGCGCGGGGCCGGGCGCCCCGGCGAGGCTGCCTCGCGGCTCGGCCCTGTCCGCGAGGGCCGCCCGGGGACCCCGCGGAGCCGCGGCGGCGGGAGCGGGTCCGGGCTCGGCGCTCCCGACGCTGCGAGCCGCTCTCCCGGCCAGCGCCCGCGAAGCGACGGGGTCAGGGCAGAGCCTCACAGGAAACCGGACATCCGAGCGCCCGAGGCCGCGGCCCGCGAGGCGAGGCGAGTTGAGGCGAGGGCGCGGGAGGACGGCGCCCCGCTCGGCGGCTCGGCGCGCGCCTCGGGGAGCGAGGGGGGCAGACCGAGACGCCCCGCGAGGCTCGGGCCCTGCGGCGCCCCCGGAGCCCGCGTGCCCCCGCCCTCCCCTTCCCCGCGGCGGGGCGAGCCGGGCGGCCGGGCGGCGGGAGCGGCGGCGAGGCCGGGGAGCGCGGGGCGCGGGGCTGCGCGGCGGCGGGCGCAGGGGCAGGGCATGGCTGACGCGCCCTCTGCCTGCGCTTATGTGAGAGAAAGCGGCCGAGGGAGGGAGCGTGCCGAGCCCGGCCGCCCTCCCCTCGCCCTTTCCTCGGAAGCGGCTCCCCGCGCTCCGGGTCgcgccgccccccgcccctccccccgcccctccccccgcccgctCGCGGAGCGCGGCCCGGGGCGCTGGCGGCTCGGGGTCTCGGGGGCGCTGGCCCCGCGCCGGGCACGGTGGGCGCGGGAGCCGGGAGGTGGCTCGGGAGGACCGAGCCCGCCCTTTGTCCTCGGCAGCCAGGGGCTCCGGTCCGAGTCCCGGCAGCCCGGCCCTGGGAGTCCCGCTCGAGGGGTGGAAGGAGCCCCGGATTCCAGAAGGGGCGAGAGAAAGTCAACCCCGGGGGGAGACCCCGCCGGGGCCCGGGAACCCCCGCCTGTTGGGCCACGCGGGGGCCCGGGGCAGCCGAATGAGGGCAGGCCGTGTGGGGAAGGCCCGGGAGCGCAGACTCGGGGCAGATGCGGAAGGAGCAACTGGCTCCTCACGGAGAAGCTTAGGGGCGGCGTTGGCTTTCAGTGA